A genomic window from Candidatus Deferrimicrobiaceae bacterium includes:
- the trpC gene encoding indole-3-glycerol phosphate synthase TrpC, which translates to MRAADPLGNIVAAVRKDLKERKAAEPFSGIEARARANRGRRDIRDLLGEGPGIIAEIKRASPSRGWIRKDLDAAGAARSYARGGACAVSVLTESRFFGGTLRDLSDASAACGDLPVLRKDFVLDEYMVVESRAYGADLVLLIVSVLGEKTGKLVRLAEEFGMEALVEVHDEAEMEIAAGSGAAIVGINNRDLASLRVDLGTAARLLPKAPPSAVKVVESGITSRAEVRRFHEMGADAFLVGEAIVRSADAANAIRRLKHGVYNKRRGKERIEWKRRSS; encoded by the coding sequence TTGAGGGCGGCGGACCCCCTTGGGAATATCGTCGCCGCCGTCCGGAAAGACCTGAAGGAAAGGAAGGCGGCCGAGCCGTTCTCCGGGATCGAAGCCAGGGCCCGGGCGAACCGAGGCCGGAGGGACATCCGGGATCTTCTGGGAGAGGGGCCGGGCATCATCGCGGAGATCAAGAGGGCCTCCCCCTCGCGGGGATGGATCCGGAAGGACCTCGACGCGGCGGGAGCCGCAAGGTCGTACGCGAGGGGCGGGGCCTGCGCGGTGTCGGTGCTGACCGAGAGCCGGTTTTTCGGGGGGACGTTGCGGGATCTCTCGGACGCAAGCGCCGCCTGCGGCGACCTTCCCGTCCTCCGGAAGGATTTTGTGCTGGACGAATACATGGTGGTCGAATCGCGTGCGTACGGCGCAGACCTCGTCCTGCTGATCGTCTCCGTGCTGGGGGAAAAAACGGGAAAATTGGTGCGTCTGGCCGAGGAATTCGGAATGGAGGCCCTGGTGGAAGTCCACGACGAGGCGGAGATGGAGATCGCCGCCGGGTCCGGGGCGGCGATCGTCGGGATCAACAACCGGGACCTCGCGTCGCTTCGGGTCGACCTGGGTACGGCTGCCCGGCTCCTCCCCAAGGCGCCGCCTAGCGCGGTCAAAGTCGTCGAAAGCGGCATTACCTCCCGAGCGGAGGTGCGAAGATTCCACGAAATGGGGGCGGACGCCTTTCTCGTGGGAGAGGCGATCGTCCGGTCCGCCGACGCGGCGAATGCGATCCGGAGGCTCAAGCATGGCGTGTACAATAAAAGGCGGGGAAAGGAGCGGATCGAATGGAAACGAAGATCATCCTGA
- a CDS encoding bifunctional anthranilate synthase component II/anthranilate phosphoribosyltransferase, producing the protein MIAVIDNYDSFTYNLVQYLCELGVEVRVYRNDAVSVADLAGISPDGLVISPGPGGPRSAGISLEAVRAFSDRIPVLGVCLGHQCIGEAFGGKIVHARSLMHGKTSRIRHNGKGIFSLIENPMTATRYHSLAVERESLPPSLEVCAESEDGEVMGIRHVSRPVFGVQFHPESFLTQYGMRILENFLSLIDPRQPVHRCFGNMREAISEVASGKDLTPDGMRDAMRMIMEGEATPAQISSFLSCLAMKGETTAEIAAAVEVMRQKAAKIRAPEGEPLLDTCGTGGDRSGTFNISTTVAFVAAGAGIRVAKHGNRSVTSRSGSADVLESLGMDLGAPFELVQKALDEAGITFLFAPKFHSAMKYAIGPRREIGIRTIFNILGPLSNPAGANCQVVGVYSEELGDTYARVLAELGHRRSFVVHGSDGMDEVTLSAPTIVWDVREGKVKRYLFDPRSAGFEYASSQAIKGGDSATNARILKEVLSGAPGPAREAVLVNAAFAIVAGGKAEEVREGVALAARSIDSGAAMDRLRAFLAILGGGGGISP; encoded by the coding sequence GTGATCGCCGTAATCGACAACTACGACTCCTTCACGTACAACCTCGTCCAATACCTTTGTGAACTGGGCGTGGAGGTCCGGGTGTACCGGAACGACGCCGTCTCGGTGGCGGATCTTGCCGGGATTTCTCCCGACGGACTCGTCATCTCCCCCGGCCCGGGCGGTCCGCGCAGCGCCGGCATATCCCTCGAGGCGGTCCGTGCTTTTTCGGACCGGATTCCCGTTTTGGGGGTGTGCCTCGGGCACCAGTGCATCGGGGAGGCCTTCGGCGGCAAGATCGTCCACGCACGCTCTCTCATGCACGGGAAGACCTCCCGGATCCGGCACAACGGGAAAGGGATCTTCTCCTTGATCGAAAACCCGATGACCGCGACGCGATACCATTCGCTCGCCGTGGAGAGGGAGTCGCTCCCGCCTTCCCTCGAGGTGTGCGCCGAATCGGAGGACGGGGAGGTGATGGGAATCCGCCACGTCTCCCGGCCCGTCTTCGGCGTCCAGTTCCACCCCGAGTCGTTCCTGACGCAGTACGGGATGCGGATCCTCGAGAATTTCCTCTCGCTCATCGACCCGCGGCAACCGGTGCACCGCTGCTTCGGCAACATGCGCGAGGCGATCTCGGAGGTGGCTTCCGGAAAAGACCTCACGCCGGACGGGATGCGGGACGCCATGCGGATGATCATGGAGGGGGAGGCGACGCCCGCCCAGATCTCGTCGTTCCTCTCCTGCCTGGCGATGAAGGGGGAGACGACGGCGGAGATCGCGGCTGCGGTCGAAGTCATGCGGCAGAAGGCGGCGAAAATCCGGGCCCCGGAGGGGGAGCCCCTTCTCGACACCTGCGGAACGGGCGGGGACCGTTCCGGAACGTTCAACATCTCGACGACCGTGGCCTTCGTCGCCGCAGGCGCGGGAATACGGGTGGCCAAGCACGGGAACCGTTCGGTCACCAGCCGGTCCGGAAGCGCCGACGTCCTCGAAAGCCTCGGCATGGACCTCGGCGCGCCGTTCGAGCTTGTCCAGAAGGCCCTCGACGAAGCCGGGATCACCTTCCTGTTCGCACCGAAATTTCATTCGGCCATGAAGTACGCGATCGGACCCCGTCGCGAGATCGGAATCCGGACGATCTTCAACATCCTGGGGCCCTTGAGCAATCCCGCCGGCGCGAACTGCCAGGTCGTCGGCGTGTACAGCGAGGAGCTGGGGGACACCTACGCGCGGGTCCTGGCCGAACTCGGACACCGGCGGTCCTTCGTCGTCCACGGCTCCGACGGCATGGACGAGGTGACCCTGTCCGCCCCGACGATCGTGTGGGACGTCAGGGAAGGCAAGGTGAAGCGGTATCTGTTCGACCCGAGATCGGCGGGGTTCGAGTACGCGTCGTCTCAGGCGATCAAGGGGGGGGATTCCGCCACGAATGCCCGGATCCTCAAGGAGGTTCTCTCCGGGGCGCCCGGACCCGCCCGGGAAGCGGTGCTCGTCAACGCGGCATTCGCCATCGTCGCGGGGGGAAAAGCGGAAGAGGTCCGGGAAGGGGTCGCCCTGGCTGCGCGATCGATCGATTCGGGCGCCGCGATGGACCGGCTCCGCGCGTTTCTGGCCATCCTGGGAGGAGGGGGAGGGATTTCCCCTTGA